One region of Phragmites australis chromosome 18, lpPhrAust1.1, whole genome shotgun sequence genomic DNA includes:
- the LOC133898848 gene encoding protein trichome birefringence-like 16 isoform X2, translating to MRIGTINGLRCKQLKLVILAFFMLFLLWKWERVTYYHTEILQPDSLVLTHPANSKFVDQHTSSEEDFPSTDPLPQSVVKVEKQVTSAPPPLSTIGYSVDVSDDKEEPRSEKKECNYRNGKWVSDNRRPLYSGFGCKQWLSESWACRLTQRTDFAYEKFRWQPEACEMPEFEASKFLRRMQDKTIAYVGDSLGRQMFQSMMCMVTGGKERPDVEDVGAEYGFVLARGAKRPDGWAYRFLSTNTTILYHWSSTLCDLEPLNPSDPRTSYAMHLDRPPAFVKNNLHRFHVVVLNTGHHWNRGKLRANKWEMYLGGAPNNNRNTAVIWKAKNFTIHSVVNWLDAQLPQHPQLKVFYRSISPRHFFNGEWNTGGRCDNTNPLAKGSGVHLNHSEDADAEGAVRGTGIMLLDVTALSRLRDEGHISGYSIKATQGVQDCLHWCLPGVPDTWNEILAAQL from the exons ATGAGGATTGGAACTATAAATGGATTGCGGTGCAAGCAGCTTAAACTTGTCATTCTTGCTTTCTTCATGTTGTTTCTTCTTTGGAAATGGGAGCGAGTCACATACTACCATACTGAAATCCTCCAACCAGATTCATTGGTTTTGACTCATCCAG CTAACTCAAAGTTTGTAGATCAGCATACATCCTCTGAAGAAGACTTTCCAAGTACAGATCCATTGCCACAGTCAGTAGTTAAAGTAGAAAAGCAAGTTACTAGTGCACCACCACCATTGTCTACCATAGGCTATTCTGTTGATGTTTCTGATGACAAAGAAGAACCACGCTCTGAGAAAAAAG AATGTAACTACAGGAATGGGAAGTGGGTTTCTGACAACCGCAGACCATTATACTCTGGTTTTGGTTGTAAACAATGGCTTTCAGAGAGCTGGGCTTGCAGATTAACCCAGCGCACAGATTTTGCTTATGAAAAATTTAGATGGCAGCCTGAAGCTTGTGAGATGCCAGAGTTTGAGGCTTCTAAGTTCTTGAGGAG AATGCAGGATAAAACCATTGCTTATGTGGGCGATTCTTTAGGGAGGCAGATGTTTCAATCAATGATGTGTATGGTCACTGGTGGAAAGGAGAGGCCAGATGTGGAAGATGTCGGTGCAGAATATGGCTTTGTGTTGGCACGAGGTGCAAAAAGACCAGATGGCTGGGCCTATCGGTTCCTGAGCACTAATACAACCATTTTATACCATTGGTCGTCAACACTCTGTGATTTGGAGCCTCTGAATCCATCAGATCCAAGAACAAGTTACGCTATGCACCTTGACCGTCCACCTGCTTTTGTGAAGAATAACCTTCACAGATTCCATGTTGTGGTTCTTAACACTGGCCACCACTGGAACCGAGGGAAGCTAAGGGCGAATAAGTGGGAGATGTATCTTGGTGGGGCACCAAACAACAACAGGAACACTGCTGTCATCTGGAAGGCTAAAAATTTCACTATCCACAGTGTTGTCAATTGGTTGGATGCCCAACTTCCTCAGCACCCCCAGCTGAAGGTGTTCTATAGATCAATATCGCCTCGGCACTTTTTCAATGGGGAATGGAACACTGGCGGGCGCTGTGACAATACAAATCCTCTGGCTAAGGGAAGTGGCGTTCACTTGAACCATTCTGAAGACGCTGATGCTGAGGGTGCGGTGAGGGGAACCGGAATCATGCTACTGGATGTCACTGCCCTGTCGCGTTTGAGGGATGAAGGGCATATATCAGGGTATAGTATCAAAGCCACGCAAGGGGTCCAAGATTGTTTGCACTGGTGCCTTCCTGGTGTACCGGATACGTGGAATGAGATCCTTGCAGCCCAATTATAG
- the LOC133898848 gene encoding protein trichome birefringence-like 16 isoform X1, with protein MILCSAVAGRKLLQNINKVMRIGTINGLRCKQLKLVILAFFMLFLLWKWERVTYYHTEILQPDSLVLTHPANSKFVDQHTSSEEDFPSTDPLPQSVVKVEKQVTSAPPPLSTIGYSVDVSDDKEEPRSEKKECNYRNGKWVSDNRRPLYSGFGCKQWLSESWACRLTQRTDFAYEKFRWQPEACEMPEFEASKFLRRMQDKTIAYVGDSLGRQMFQSMMCMVTGGKERPDVEDVGAEYGFVLARGAKRPDGWAYRFLSTNTTILYHWSSTLCDLEPLNPSDPRTSYAMHLDRPPAFVKNNLHRFHVVVLNTGHHWNRGKLRANKWEMYLGGAPNNNRNTAVIWKAKNFTIHSVVNWLDAQLPQHPQLKVFYRSISPRHFFNGEWNTGGRCDNTNPLAKGSGVHLNHSEDADAEGAVRGTGIMLLDVTALSRLRDEGHISGYSIKATQGVQDCLHWCLPGVPDTWNEILAAQL; from the exons ATGATTCTGTGCTCGGCTGTTGCAG GGAGGAAGTTGTTACAGAACATCAATAAAGTGATGAGGATTGGAACTATAAATGGATTGCGGTGCAAGCAGCTTAAACTTGTCATTCTTGCTTTCTTCATGTTGTTTCTTCTTTGGAAATGGGAGCGAGTCACATACTACCATACTGAAATCCTCCAACCAGATTCATTGGTTTTGACTCATCCAG CTAACTCAAAGTTTGTAGATCAGCATACATCCTCTGAAGAAGACTTTCCAAGTACAGATCCATTGCCACAGTCAGTAGTTAAAGTAGAAAAGCAAGTTACTAGTGCACCACCACCATTGTCTACCATAGGCTATTCTGTTGATGTTTCTGATGACAAAGAAGAACCACGCTCTGAGAAAAAAG AATGTAACTACAGGAATGGGAAGTGGGTTTCTGACAACCGCAGACCATTATACTCTGGTTTTGGTTGTAAACAATGGCTTTCAGAGAGCTGGGCTTGCAGATTAACCCAGCGCACAGATTTTGCTTATGAAAAATTTAGATGGCAGCCTGAAGCTTGTGAGATGCCAGAGTTTGAGGCTTCTAAGTTCTTGAGGAG AATGCAGGATAAAACCATTGCTTATGTGGGCGATTCTTTAGGGAGGCAGATGTTTCAATCAATGATGTGTATGGTCACTGGTGGAAAGGAGAGGCCAGATGTGGAAGATGTCGGTGCAGAATATGGCTTTGTGTTGGCACGAGGTGCAAAAAGACCAGATGGCTGGGCCTATCGGTTCCTGAGCACTAATACAACCATTTTATACCATTGGTCGTCAACACTCTGTGATTTGGAGCCTCTGAATCCATCAGATCCAAGAACAAGTTACGCTATGCACCTTGACCGTCCACCTGCTTTTGTGAAGAATAACCTTCACAGATTCCATGTTGTGGTTCTTAACACTGGCCACCACTGGAACCGAGGGAAGCTAAGGGCGAATAAGTGGGAGATGTATCTTGGTGGGGCACCAAACAACAACAGGAACACTGCTGTCATCTGGAAGGCTAAAAATTTCACTATCCACAGTGTTGTCAATTGGTTGGATGCCCAACTTCCTCAGCACCCCCAGCTGAAGGTGTTCTATAGATCAATATCGCCTCGGCACTTTTTCAATGGGGAATGGAACACTGGCGGGCGCTGTGACAATACAAATCCTCTGGCTAAGGGAAGTGGCGTTCACTTGAACCATTCTGAAGACGCTGATGCTGAGGGTGCGGTGAGGGGAACCGGAATCATGCTACTGGATGTCACTGCCCTGTCGCGTTTGAGGGATGAAGGGCATATATCAGGGTATAGTATCAAAGCCACGCAAGGGGTCCAAGATTGTTTGCACTGGTGCCTTCCTGGTGTACCGGATACGTGGAATGAGATCCTTGCAGCCCAATTATAG